The sequence ttgttccattttgaaataaaaaaaaatattatgtggATGAGGGTATTAagataatctaattttaaatggataaggttattaaaaagtagtgacatatttattattatataaagatatttttattgggtgtcaaaagtagggacatccAGATAATGTacccaacaaaaaaaacaaaagacttgtaaaaagaaaaaactatgaGTAATTCCTAGACCTTCCAATGGTTGTTTGCGTCTTTGTTGAAAATGAATCCTTCCCTCCTACCAACAAACCCTAACCCCTTTACTCTTTCATTTGCTGCCGCTTCCTCTGCCTCACCTCGTTCTCTCTCTCTTTCGATGTCTCCgattttcttccttttcctcttGATTCCACCACCACTTTCCCAAGACTCTCTGACTCTGATTCTCAAAAAAGAGTTTTGTTTAGGAGAAAGAAAACAAAGATCCATAATATAAGGATACCGGAAGATTGAATACTGATCCTATCAAAGAATCCGGACGGATGAAATCAGCATCAAAATATTAAACTGTGctttatcatgggataatgaggATTTCGTTTGACTAATTGGAAGAAATCCCCGATTTAATGGACTATTGAACACCATGGCGTTTCACCATACCTTTCAAGACGGTTACAGGAGTTCAGAAAACTCAGTTATACCCGTTGATGCCGGTGAAGAAGGGGAAATCCCATATCTACCGTTTAGAAGGCTAAACTTCACAGATGAGGATTGAGAAGAATGAGTTCATGTTCCAACCATTATTAAATTATCTTTTTAGCTGTTGTATCATTTTGTTCCCACTTTCAGGTAATAAATCCACAGttaatttttgattatgattattattAACCCCGGTTTCCAGTGATTTAGAAACTAATCTGGCTCTGAATATGTTCTTCAGGTACTTATTGGGACTTCAGGATGGAAGTACTTCTGCAATTTGTAGTTTGAAGGTTCATTCTTCTCGTTATTTGTTGTTTGTTATAGTAGATTTTTGAGTTATAATTGGGGTTTAGAGTACTTACCTTATGAATTCCTCCCTAAAGTGCATCTGGTATGATACATACACACATCATAAATGTTCATTTTTCGGGCCCTATTGTTAATATGAATTGGTGTTGTTGAAATTTGGACAAATTTACTACCAGATATTTGCATCCAGACTGTTTGTTGTGCGAAATGCACCAGCCATGCTTCGGTTTATGTAGTTGCTGATATGATATCACATATGTTCATTTAGTACCATTGTTCGTTCAATTTTTGTCATTGTTAAAACAACAGTAGAACATACATCTGAATTTTTGTTATTGTTGTAGAAGCACGATATTATTTCCGAACTTAAAATTTTGAGTTTCAACCTTTTTCTACTTGTTGAATTCTATAAAATGTGGGAACACTAATTTTATAGAAAATACATTATATAGATAGTGTTATCTGGTTCTTCTGGTTATGTATATTATGCTAATTACTTGGATATTTTCTATAAATTGGTGATGACTTAGGGATCTTCTAAAGAGTATAAGAATTCGCAAAGACACCAAATACAGCAACATGGATGAAAACACTAAAGAGAAGTTGCAAAGCAGATCGAAGTGCCTTGTATGCTAACAAGGTGGTAGGTTCGAGAAAAATGAAGAAGCGAGGAGGACTGCTGCCAACTGCACCATGGACCCAGTGTACACTTTACCGGCTGAGAATCCTCGGATTACACCAAAGATACATTCAAATGGTAACCAATAACCAATGTTGTTGCTGTTCATTCTTTAGCTATTACTATATATGATTCTTGTTAATAGTAAATCCTAGGTGAATTGATAAATCCCGTTCATAGAATCACAGATATTATTACTGACTGAGATAGTTAAACTTATGGGCATGTAAATCtgatggttttggtgatccgctttgtgttattttttccaattcttttttcTATCTTTATGGGCACTCTGGTGTTGCCAGTTTGAGAGCCAAAGAAGATTCTCTGACCTTGGTTCCATAGGGGGTAATGTAGATGATAACTCAGCCATGAAGTTCAATATTACACTTGGTAACAGGGTCTAGCAAGTTACTTGTCTACTAAATTAAAGATACTAATATGTTATTAGCAGCAGCAGTAGACTAGGGTGACCAGATCCAACCCGATAAAAACTTcagatttgtttagttggaactCACGGTTGGCCAACACGTATATCTGACACCCGTAGTTCAATAACAGACTACAAAATCACTTCTTGTGTTAGTACTTCATGCATTCAGTATGAAGAAGAGTGCCAAGATTATTATTGTAAGCAAATTCAAAGTTCAAACTTCCAACCTTGGTTCTTTTTCTGATATTGTAAGTATTGCCGTTGTTTTTTCTTCTATATTTAACATTTTGAGGATACACATGCAGGGCAAAGAAGTAGGATATGTGCCATCAATGTCAAAGAATGACAGAAAAGGGGAGGTAGTAAGATGTCTTGACTGGGCAACAAAAAGATTTGCACACCTTTACATTTACATGTATGTCACTCTCTTTTGCTATCTatctatttctttctttcttttttctccgGCAGTTCTTAGTCATCCCTTTCCCTTAGTTAACGAGAAACTAGATTTGCCCAGATTATCCAAGAATGCTAATGATGGTAAATTATAATGATTCACCTTATTTTTATCAGTTGCTTACTGGAGTTGTGCATAGCATGTTTGACACAAGCAGTTGTTAGGAATCAATAAGAAATATTTACCACATAAATGTCTCTAATGATTGTTAGGAATCAATATGTACCACATAAACTTAGCTAATGATTTCGGGGTTTGTTAGTTGCCTTGAAGTACACTAGCTTCTTTGACAAACACACTGATTATGTCATGCTATGTTTCCCAATTGTCTCTGGGAAATTAAGGTATTGTTGAATGATATGTCTGCGCGGACCTTGAGGAATACTGTGTATTTGTTTGACATCGTTCCAATCAGATTTCTATATCTTCAGCATATTACCTACTATGGTTAGTGAACCTGACTAATATACTTAATCTGATTGCGAGTGCAGGCTTGTATGTAACGTTGAGGTCTCCTTCAATGACATCGTCAACTCCAGATGCCATGAAAAGAAGAGTTTTGTAAAATCATTTGCCATCTTCTGCGACAAAATGTTTGGGCTTGTAGTCCTATAATGCCGGCTGATAATAAGTTTAGGATTTTGGCAACATGTGCTGTCATAGTATTTGCTTGTACAATTTGAGGGTTGTTTGTGTAGTTAACTACAGGCAGCCAGTTTTTTTGCGGGTTAGCGCTTCTTTCATCTTATTTTAATTGAAACTTTCACAATTCTTCTtggattctgttttttttttctgtactGATTGAGAACCCTTGACTATTTTATCATCTGATAGGGATGTCCACAAACCTACCTGACTTTGACCATCGAAAGCACCCAAGATGTCTTTCTTATTATTTCACTGAGAGCTTAGATAAACTTGTTATTGCTGTACAATCAAATCTATGACAGAGTAAAGCAACTGGCGGTCGATCCTTCAAATTCCAAGATTTTGCAATTTGTCAGACCTGGTACCTGACTTTGACCAATAGGTCCCTGACCATCAAAAGCACCCATCTAAAACCAACGCAGAACAGAAGTGTTGGCTGCTGGAGATGACAGAAATGCTCAAGAAAACTGAGAGCTGCGGAAGGAGATTGTGCAGGTAGTAAAATCGACTCTTCATTCATAATAATGAGCTTCGTCTGGAGCAATTCAGGAGAAATTCAGACGCAATTCGTCAGGAAATATGATAATCTTTCCATGAGGTTCGTGTCAATACTCTTGAGAGTTTAAAGCCGGCATGAGTCGTAACTACCATCGCATATTTCGAAAAGTAAAAAaggtttaatattttttatttgataAACCCTAGTAAATATTTTTACTCTTCAGAAAGTTTAAAAATTACCACCAGTCTCTTTcgtcttttcttttttaattttcataTTTAAGATTTAGAGAAAAAGCGCAGCGTAAAGCTTGGATCATGATTTCTCAGCAGTAGCTATTGAATTTGAAGGtgcatttctttttttcttcttttttgaattttttagtTGGAGTTAAAATCCACGAAAAACGCATTCAAAGCCTACATATAACGAAGTTATGAAACAATGGTAAAACTATTGATATTATTGTAGTAGTTCGCCGTTAATGTTACTATACTACAATGGTAAAATTATTGGATGGTGAATTTCAGAATATATTTTACTATATACTATTATCCATTATTTATCGTGCTGATGAGTTTCAAATTCTGCATGGCTATACTAATcttggtttatttatttattatagcCATGGTAAACCGTGTCACAGAGAACCCATATATATCCCAGCTACAGAATGGGTTACCGAACGGGCGTATCATTATTCAGTTGCGATATTTGTAACGCTCTGGGGACGCAGCCAACTTGCTCCAGATGCTGCTTTAATCTGTCTACCATGTGATATATCCTTGACAATTGAGGATGAGTTGTATCTGAAACTTTGAGTTCATGCACTTTATCATCTATCTCAATGGAACTTGCACCAGCTTCAGTAACGTCTAAATAAACCTATGGTCATATTTGGTCGTGCCAAGAATTCTTACATATCCACTAATAATGGAGTTACGTACTCCATTTCGGAACTGAGTTTGCGGAAAAGTTTGCGAAGTTTTTAATGGGAGAGTCGCGTACGGAGCAAATGATCGATTCCAATTCCAAAGAAACTTTGATTCAATGGGTAACGTGACAGACTTTGTTTGGTAGATGGTTTTGAAAAAATCTTGAGCAACAAGATGCGTAACAGGATATGTAAGCCGCATCGCATTTCTGCTTTGAACATATGCATAAGCACAACAATCTAGACTTGCTTTCATGCCGCTCTATCCTGCCTCTAAAACTGTTCGTCAGATGGTGCGACTTGCTCTGCTAGTCGGAGATTCTAGCGGAGTTTGTTGGTAAACAAGCTTACTGCCCGAACTgctttgagttggttttgaacgAGTGTGGTGATGTAACTAGAGAAACAAGGTGTCCAGGTTGCAAGACGGCGTTTTGTTACCATTGCATGGTTCCATGGCGGGAATTTCATTATTGCTCCAGAAGTCAAGACGAATTGATTATAAGAGACAAGAACGACCTTTTCTTCATGGAAACTGTTACACGTGAAGGGTGGACTAGATGTGCAACCTGCAAGCCTTACGTGTAGCGTTGCACAGGTTGTCGTGTAATCCGTTGCAGGTTCGGCCTCCTCCCATCAATTCCtcgtaattaattaattaattaattaatgtgGTTATGGTTGATTAAAGTTCCATTTTTTCGAATAATTTATCCTATTGCAGATGCACCACAGACTTTTGCTATGATTGTGGAATCAAACTTTATTCACATAGTTGTCCTTGCAAAATCCGTAGGGGGAGGGAGATGACGCCTGAAGAAGGACCCGGCGTCTTGAT comes from Papaver somniferum cultivar HN1 chromosome 7, ASM357369v1, whole genome shotgun sequence and encodes:
- the LOC113300241 gene encoding uncharacterized protein LOC113300241, with the translated sequence MKTLKRSCKADRSALYANKVVGSRKMKKRGGLLPTAPWTQCTLYRLRILGLHQRYIQMGKEVGYVPSMSKNDRKGEVVRCLDWATKRFAHLYIYMLVCNVEVSFNDIVNSRCHEKKSFVKSFAIFCDKMFGLVVL